In Trichomycterus rosablanca isolate fTriRos1 chromosome 2, fTriRos1.hap1, whole genome shotgun sequence, the genomic window agtgtaaattccctttgccaagggcactgacacagccatgtaccatgatagaccctggcttttagacttgttgctgataacagtctggatggtccttttcgtctttggtctggagcgtccatttttttccaaaaaagacctggaatgctgattcatctgaccacaatacacatttcctctgtgtgatggtccatcctagatgcctcagagcccagagaagttgacgctcttttggacatggttaacataaggcttcttttttgcacagtaaagttttaagtatcatttgttcatgtaactctgtattgtagtgcttgacaaaggtttgctaaaagtaatccctcacccatgtggttatatcagctattgttgagtggcggttcttgatgcagtgccgtctgagggatcaaagatcacgggcattcagcttaagcttacaaccttggtctttacgcactgaaattcctcccgattccttgaatctttcAATGATATCACGCACTGTAGGgggaaaaaatatgcaaatcacttccaatctttctttgaggttcattgtttttaaacatttgaatcattttctcacacatttgttgacaaatccTCTGAtcgtctttgctcatcaaagactcagcctttcctggatgctgcttttgtaccaaacgacgattacaatcacctgtctggaatcacataattatttagttttttcacctcattaatagccttgtaaatgtaaggaacactgcatttttattttatttgcattttccatactgtctcaactttttctgatttggggttgtacattgaGGGGTAGGATTTGGTGCCATTTGCACAAAATCTGATTGCTTATCTAAAATGTGCAGCATATGTTAAATATGACATGTGTGGCACTCTTGATGTAAACATAAACATTGTCATGAAAATCTGAAGCATATTCCatgaataataattgtaatcaaGCATTCACTCTCGCGGCAGTCTAATGACCATTATTGCTAAAAGCTCACGCTCTTCACTTTGAACCCTTAGTGGTGCTTTTGACCTTGCTGGGCATCAACAGGtgcaattggctgtgtctaagtGAGGGAGTTGGACAGGATTTCATTGCCACTGTGCGATTGTCTGGTTGAGGCACTTGCACAAGCGCTGGACGATTTGAGAGTGTGTGACAGGTCTCTTCTTTGTTGCATTAGGAGAAAAATGGAGGACATTGCTATTAAAAGAATGTACGCAAAATGATGACAAACAAGAAACCCTTTCCTCACCTGTCAGTTTGTTTATGTCTTTTTAAATtcggtattattattatttagatgtCTTTTCTTTGAGCCTGTCAGTTATGatgaattcattatgatttCCCCCAGGCGCTGCTTGGAGGAGTAGACCAAGCAGACTCAGCAGCTTTTGACAGTTTGTGGAGCAACATTAAGGACAAGTATATCTCAGAGGTCAGTATTTATATTAAAGACACTCACACTGGTCAGTATCTAGGTTTGGCTTTACTCTACCAGTTTGTAGATTACCATGAGGGACTAGCTGTCACCCACCATGCACATCACAGAGACTTAGGTGCCCATGACACTATTACCATTCTTTGAACTACTTTTGGTAGGTACCAAACACTGCATAATGGGAAGACCCCACATAACTTGCCAATTTAAGGAGATGCTcagacccagttgtctagccattaCAACAGCCAATAGCCATTACAAAAAtgtcatagcctagtggttaaggaactggactagtaatcgaatggttactggttcaagccctaccactgccaggttgtcactgttgggtcctccagcaaggcctttaaccctcaattgcttagactacactgatcaaccataacattaaaatcacctccttgtttctacacacactgtccattttatcagctccacttaccatatagaagcactttgaagttctacaattactgactgtagtccatttgtttttctgcatgcttttttagcctgctttcaccctgttctttaatggtcaggacccccacaggactaccacagagcaggtattatttagttggtggatcattctcagcactgcagagacactgacatggtgtgttagtgtgtgttgtgctggtatgtgtggataacagacagcagcgctgatggagtttttaaacacctcactgtcactgctggacaaagaatagtccaccaaccaaaaatatatccagccaacagtgccccataggtagcatcttgtgaccactgatgaaggtctagaagatgaccaactcaaacagcagcaatagatgagcgatcgtctctgactttacatctacaaggtggaccaactaggtaggagtgtctaatagagtggacagtgagtggacacggtatttaaaaactccagcagcactgctgtgtctgatccactcataccagcacaacacacactaacacaccaccaccatgtcagtgtcactgcagtgctgagaatgatccaccacctaaataatacctgctctgtgatggtcctgtgggggtcctgaccattgaagaacagcatcaaagggggctaacaaagcatgtagagaaacagatggactacagtcagtaattgtagaactacaaagtgcttttaatgttatggctgattggtgtgtatactgtcacagtactgccttttcaggcagttgtagcctagcggttaaggtactggactgggaAAGGCCCTTTGCTTAGaaaatatgctgtcacagtactgtaagtcgctttggattaaagcgtctgctaaatgccgaaagaCACTCAGATCCTTACGCTCGCTGAATTTTCCTGCCTCCAGCACTCGTCTTCAAGAACAGACTGTTCACTTGTTGCCTAATATTTTCCACTCTGCCAGTGTAATGAGATAATTAATGTTGTTTACTTCATCTGTTGCTGGTTTTAATGctgtggctgattggtgtatattttggTGAATTGTAAGGTTTGTAGGTGTTTGTTagttttcatattttttacattGCCTAATTAGCTTGTGGTGaaacatacaccgactaggcataacattatgaccactgacagttgaagtgaataacactgattatctcttcatcacggcccCTGTTAGtaagtgggatatattaggcagcaagtgaacatttgatcctcaaagttgatgttagatgcaggaaaaaatgggcgagcgtaaggatttgagtgagtttgacaaggaccaaagtGTGATGGCTAgaaaactgggtcagagcatctccaaaactgcagctcttgtggggtgttcccagtctgcagtggtcagtatccaaGTTGTCCAAAGTTCTGCTTGGAAACCCTGgctcctggcatccatgtggatgttactttgacacgtaccacctacctaagcattgttgcagaccatgtacaccctttcatgggaacagtattccctgatggctgtggcctctttcagcaggataatgcgccctgccacaaagcaaaaatgtttcaggaatggtttgaggaaattccccagatctcaatccaatcgagcatctgtgggatgcgctggacaaacaagtccaatccatggaggccccacctcgcaacttacaggagttaaaggatctgctgctaacatcttggtgccagataccacagctctccttcaggggtctagtgaagtccatgcctcgacgggtcagggctgttttggcagcaaaagggggaccaacacaatatcaggaaggtggtcataatgttatgcctgaacgGTGTATATTGTCTTAATAAATCCTATCTATGAATAAAACCGTTAATGCTTTAAGGCTTAAAAGCTTAGATTCTTTGCACTTGAGTaactaaataattttaataatttccccTGGGGATacaataataaagtatctatccatccatccatctatctatctatctaacttaATTACATAATTAACTTTAGTTATAGTTATTCTGTGTAATCATTTGTTACTCTTTAATTTTACGCACTGCCTGTGATCAGAAGTAAACATATCATGTTTCTGCACATCAGTCCCAGCCTGTGGAGCCAGCTCCGGTGGACAGTCCTGCAGAAGAAACCAAAGAGCCTGTCACAGATAACGACTCAGAGCCATACCCTGATGATGACGACGTTCCAGAAGACGAGGATGAGGATGCTGACGAGGAAGACGATTATCCGGAGGAAGACCTCGATAAGGTGAGGATtataataaacatctattcgcCCTATTAACATGTTAGTGTATTTGTATGGTTTAATAGCCTTGTCTTAAATGACAGTGGTTTTAAGCCTCACAGTATTAACTGACTTTTGATAATGCAACAGTCAGTAAAATACTGAAAATTAATAATTCAGTTACTtcagattttattatttattatattctaAGTGTATCCAATTAATTGACACACTATGACTTTGTACTTATGGATATAAATAAAGTCTGCATTTTTTaacttaaatgtttaataaccaTAACATATTGTCAACTGAAGACAACCTGTATATATGCACCATAATAATTTAGATCATTAAACATACTTGTTTAATTAGATTATGTGTTATATTGACTTATATATGGAATTTATCTTGACAGGTTGTCTTTATTGCCAATAGGTTTCAAGGTTTCCTGTGGTGAACTTGCACTTTTAAATGGAATATTTTACATTTGGCTAGCTTTGACTGTGGTGCTGTAACAGATGCATGTTGTGCAGTTCATTAGTGCTGTCTGTCAGTTTTCGaatttgcttgttgttttctgTTGCACAGTCCCCTCCCACCAAAATAACTCCGGAGAAAAAGGAGGACGACGAGGACACCATGCCACCCTATGACGCTGAGACTCAGGCCTTGATTGATGGTTAGTTACCTCTGTATTTGTCTTATTCCCATTAGCTTTGATATGTGTAATATATTTAGAGTAAAAGTAAGACCGTGTATGTGGGCTAGAATTCAGCTCTCCAAATACATTGCAGCTATGAAACAGTTGGGTGGAATTTGAGCTGTATGTGGCAGCCTTTCTTACATTATAAcagtttcattttcatcaaccgctttatcttggtctgggttgtggcaggtctggttccacctTGAAACCCCTTGAAATACCCCCTGGCTTTAGAcaaagccagtcatgtctgtgtaggtgcctggccGGTCGATATCattgctaagattcaaacctggatctaaGTGGTGGAGGGCTTAGACCGCAATAGACCGTTTTGCTACCCAAGCGCATAGAATAGTGGTCAcacgacgctgcccacagggccctgttggctggatatttttggttggtggactattctcagttcagcagtgacagtgaggtgtttaaaaactccatcagcgctgctgcatctgatccgctcataccagcacaacacacactaacacaccaccaccatgtcaatgttactgcagtgctgagaatgatccaccacctaaataatacctgctctgtggtggtcctgggagagtcctgaccattgaagaacagcacgaaagagggctaacaaagcatttagagaaacagatggactacagtcagtaattgtagaactacaaagtgcttctattctGTGGATtaaaaagtggagctgataacatgggcagtgtgtgtagaaacaaggaggtggttttaaagttatggttgattggtgtttATATAAGTATGTAGTGTAGCattatcattttttatattttgtattatgaaATTCACTTTAAAATGGTTAATAGTCACACAGCTGTATATCATTTTGGCACATGCTTAAGTTATGGCCGGTCCTGAGTAACAGTGGTCTTTTCTTTGCAATCCACAGCTGCTCAGAAAGCCAGAGATGACTTTGAGGAATCTGAGAAAGCTCTTCGAGAAGTGGAAGATCAAATCAAGTTAGTTCATTAATAACATAACTGAGATTTGTTTAACTGTGTGAATCTGCATTATCGTGCTTAATGTCAGtctgtccatgtatttttctttctaGAAACACTGAGAAAGAACTTTCATTTGATTTTGGACCCAGTGCAGAGTTCTTCCACCTGTACAGCCAGTGCCACGAGCTCACAACTAGCGAGTAAGTATGTGGTGAAGGAAGCTACCCTTACCCATCACCAGAAAGACTATTGTATGTACTTTCCTTAAACTGAACTGTTGACTAAAATGATTAAGTAAGGAACAATACCGGGTTTTACTCATCTGGGCTGATCCATCCTCTGGGAAGGAGAGGGGGAGAAAAGACCTGTTAAGAGATAGAAAGTGTAGACTGTAATAATGTGAATGATTAAATATATTGAAAGTGCCATGGCCAGGAACATATATGGGTAGactgtgtattgttgctgtTACTCGTTGTAGGGTGTGGGGTATATGTGTATTCAGTACTCTTGACTTACCTGTAATAACATTGGTTTATATAAGCAGCATGCAGGTAGAGAGATGGGGGACAGTCTGtgattagagagagagagagagcgacaGCCTTTATGACTTTTTAGCCATTGGTTGTATGTTCATTGTCTGAAGTGATCGTTACTCGTTTGTATGCTTATCCGTTTTGTTTTCGTCCCAGTGTGCGCGCTTGTATTTATGTAAATAGCTGTTACTGTGGGTGTATAAATAAAGGAGGCgggaaaaagaagaacatctgtTTCCTTATCGTCCATTCCAGTTCCTCAGACCGGTCGCCTGACACTACCCACAGGGTTCCCCCATCTCAGGCTTAGAGTCACTGTGGACCTACAGAGATGTAGTTAGGGGTGgagctttttttattgtttttattgtttctggATTGTTTAAATACATGTGTAAATTCATTGTTTTTTGGCATTTTACAAGCACTAcaaatgtaggttaaattagttTATTGGTACTAATCCAGCCAGCTTGCAATGGGTTGTCAATAATATAAGTATGTTTACAAAttgccactgtttctttaatagCTTCTTGTCCGTTTTTTTAAAGGTATATCTACAGACTTTGTCCTTTCAACCGTGTTTCCCAGAAACCAAAGTACGGAGGCTCAGAGACCAACCTTGGGTAAGAGAGTCTCGCCACAGTGTTAATGATTTGTTGCTTCTTCATATGGCCATAAGTATAGACCCCTGACCATAAACTTTTTGCCAAACCCACTAACCATGGATTTCAGTTCAGGAAAGGCTTTCCATAACAGTTCCAGACAGTaagaatttttgcccattctatTAAGAgtatgtgaggtcaggcactgatgttggaccaaAAGGCCTTGGCTTGCAATCCACGTTCCAAGGTGTTTAGGCCAAACCAAAGTTGTCAAACCATATTTTTATGGCATGCTGATAAAAAAAAGCTGAATAAATGGCACGAGGTGGGACCTGGAAGAGATCCTGCTTGAGGAAATGACCAGCTGCAGCTGTCGGGACCCAGTACAGTACTTTAGAGGTTGTAGAGGATTGCTCTAATCATCTGGCTGGTCAGCGCATACCCTAGGTTGTATCTCTTTTGAGATCTCTAGAAGGTGCTGGCTCAGGGTCAGTTGTGTCTGGTTGTTCGTGTAAATCACCCCTATATACCTCTTTATTGGTGTCCAAGGTAAGTGGGGAGTAAGGGTGATGAAACCCTATACATACCAATATGGACACTAAACACAAGCCAAAAAGGAAACTGATAGACTATGTGAGAGACCTAGATCTGAGAATTGGTCGAAGTTCACTGGAATTTACACTGACTGAAATGATTATAACTAAACTCTTCCCTTTTGCAATACAAAAAGGAATCATGGGCATACAGATGACGGGTAACTTCAACAGACCCTGGTGGAGTGTCTCAAAAAGGTGCAAGCAGACATTCTTTTGAGCAGCAACATCAAACTTCTCCCATCCGACCCTAAACAAATGTAAAGATGTAATTCACGGCAAGGGTAGATGTGGAGCTTTACATCCCTAACCCTATCGTGCTACAAATCAGCCATATGCAAGACTATTCCAATCTCATGCAACTGTGGAGAAGAGGGACATGACAAGCCCTGTCCAAAGGCAACCTAATGCAGAAACTGCAAGGACCCCCATACTGCCTCAGACAAGGCCTGGCCAACCTGAATTGAAGGAAAAGAAATCCAGAAAATCAAATTCACAAAGAAAATCAACCATACAGAAGCAAGCAAATGGTCAACAAGGCGACCCAGTCAAGTGCATGTCGAACACAGCTCACATCTAATCACCTATATCAAAGAACCAGTCCTTCCTAAAGTAAGGAGTTTCTCAATGCACAGTCCACTCAAGGGCCCCAAAGAAGTTAGGCCATCTACAACAACaacccaaaataaataaagactatAGCTTACGGAGAATAGGATCACCTAAAACCAATGCGAGTCCCCTAGAGCGggagttttcaacctttttggacatgcgcccccttcgTGTGTCAACCGCAAAGATTGCAAACCCTTACCAGCAGACATCAAACCCTTAGTGACCtcctacattaaaaataaatggtgGACAGAATGGAAAACACAAATCGGAAACACATTACATAAAATACTGCCCAAAATAGATAGAACTTCACTGGCCTGCAGAGAGTCCTGACGTCAACCtgacagaacacctttgggatgaattagagcggagactgcgagccaggcctactcgtccaacatcagtgcctgacctcacaaatgcgcttctgaaagaatggtcaaaaattcccataaacacactcctaaaccttgtagaaagcctttccagaaaagttgaagccgttatagctgcaaagagtgggccaacatcatattaaaccctatggattaagaatgggagtctctcaagttcatatgtgtgtgaaggcagatgagcgaatacttttggcagtatagtgtatgtgtgtattagaaATGGTTAATGAAAGGAGCTGAATTTCATCCTTTTTTGCAGGACATGGGGATCCTGGGCAGGACCTGAGAACAACAAGTACCTAGCAATGAAATATGAACATGGCACAGGCTGTTGGCAGGGTCCCAGCAGGTCCACCACAGTAAGTAGCTGTAGCTTTattaagggtgtccacatattattGGCTCTGTTTTAAAAAGCCAAGGGCTTTAATGAAATTCTGATGCTTTGTATTAAATTCTGATGCTCTTTAGGTGAAGCTGACCTGCGGGAAGGAAACGGTGGTCACGTCCACCTCAGAGCCCAGCCGCTGTGAGTACCTGATGGAGTTCACCACGCCCGCCGTATGCCAGGAGCCGCTCCCCGGCGACTCAACTCTACATGGGCACGACGAGTTTTAGTGCATTCCGAAACGTCAGGTGAGCTTCTAAGAATGTAGCCGACAGGTTTAACATGAGCTTTGCGTTCACTACAGAATAGGATTCATGACGTTTCTATTATCTGGACTGGGAGCAGGCTAAACGCTGAACAGCTGcttttaaacacacactgtgtacAACTCGCTAGTATAAGTAAAGCCTTAGGTGTTATGGTAGATGCTGAGGAGGTGGTCAGCAAGCAAATCATAAAGGAGGCCAAGTGTTAAGCTACATTTACATAATGCATGGCAAAACCACTTTGCTCTGGCTGGGTTATTGTTTTCCTATGGAGTGAGGTGGTGTTGATTACCTTGAGCTTTGCACACCACCCACTTTTactgctttgtttttaaaaactggCTGCAGTGCTCAAAGTTCAGTCTTCCTGGCCAGACACTATAGACTGTTAGCTAAGGCTGATTTCATATCAGAATCAACAGAAAATGCATTGATTAGTGCTACAAGGTTGTGCATTGGTGACATACAGCTGAAGTTCATATGTGGGTACTTGACAAAAAGAGGTGAAACAGATTTTTACTAGTGTAACTGCTAGTGTTTACCAGATATATTTTTCCACTTTtccattttataagcttttCTCACAGCAAGGAACATAAACTATTCTGCAGTGTGAcatcacattaaataaaaagaatatgtaatcattttaaatatagatTGGATTCAAAGTTTAAGCGGCCCTTTATGCAaactataattaatatttagtgaatgtatattatttgtagctGTCTTTCAATTCCATTTTTACTTGTAGCCTTTATCACTCACACAAGTGGAACTACCTTATAAAATGCTAACATTCTGTCACCCACCCCTGTGCTTATTATGCCAAATTCACACTActcgactttctgatttgtcgggtcgctgtacagttcacactacacgactgaatcttttgcactctggagtctttcagtcggtgtatatttcacactacacgactgatcggcgatagggggtttcacactacaccatctatcaccaactggaataacaggcgagcttctctgctctcccaaactacgttttgtcacgaaaacaaacgcgagaagtgacgaggggtttaatgataccatgtccaaaaattgcacgtcaacaagtagcgagtgatcaaagtgtttgtgcgctgatgtgcagcgtaaaatcaaggaaaaataaatgaatctgagtggatttggcaacacgaacagtatggattgttctatagcaAGTTGGAGGTtaagtaatatttttgcaatgcaacgttggtgttttgtagagaacgatcaagtcagaaatactgtaaagcttgtgtgtgtgcgccggtgtattctgatataaactatattatccccctgtcccacctgtttacactcctctcctgcgtttcccctcacactgtatcttgcgttctcattggctgttcgacagagCACTCATTGGCAGACGTGCAattgagatcagatatctgacatgctagaaaactctatccggtcgccgagcgctcggcaagCCGGTCGGATGGAgatgttgagtagttcacacatagcgattgagagccgagttttgattgccgagcgaacgccgagttgctcccgagccggcaaatctagcgccgaccagtcgtcgagcgaaatctggccaaaaatcgtgtcgtgtgaactaggcataacttgAACtgctatgtttttttattttttttattttgactgcTTTCATATTTATGAGTCGCCAGGAGCGTTGCTGATAACACCAGTGCCTGAGTTCCAGGGGTTGGAATCCCACgtctgggctcacaaatacagagggTGGATGGCGTTACATTAACCCAGCCATTTAgggcagcggtccccaaccttttttgcaccacggaccggtttcatataagatgtaATTTCACGTACCGGCAGGGGCGGGAATAGAATAAAtacagaatggaaaatcagtgtgaatcctgagcttttttcactgcaatgaGACattgctcccacctagtggtgattggagacaataacacccgaagagtattggaaatttaattgctcttgtagcgatctctaattatttattctttctgtgcggcctggtaataaattaaCCAccggttggggaccactgattcagaggacacatcagtgcacccttactgccggtcccaagcccagatgaaTAGGAGAGTTGAGTCCGGAAAGGCATCAGGTGTTAAAACtgtcaaatatatacaaatgatCATAAGTGGTCAAAAAAGAATCATTCACATCATTATGGTCAGCATACCTGGataggcacagtttttacgttGGATTCActttctgatgcaaccctccgtattttatccgggcttaggCTCGGCACTGAGAAGTGCGCCGCCCAATAGCTACACTGTTCTGCGTCCGCACCCTCCCCCCTGCCTGTGTAGACCCCCTACAGCTTATAACAACGGTTGGTTGGAGGTTAGCTTATTTTACCTGAGCACATTGAGGTCCCAAAAAGTTAAAAAGCACAAGTAATTCAATAAATGTCTTTTCAAAATTATAACAGTTCTTGATGACGAGTATGGTGGCAGCTAAGAAGACTATACTCCTTTGCTGGAGATCTCCCCAACCCTCCTGTTTTGGAATatatcaatatttatttatttaatttttatttatttcctttttggGCTGCCTATGGGTTGGCTTACTCATTTTTGCTTTGATTGTAATTTCATGTAGGGGTTACTGATGTTCTGCTTGTTCCTACTGTTCAAAAAAGCACAAGTAGagacaaaaaagaaaaccaaCATAAAAAGTCACTTTGCTCATGATATAAATGGATATAAAAGGAGATAGATTAGTTCTCCATCGGCAGAGCAGGTTTCAAATCTTACTGaggtcattttttttaaattaacattTGCAGAGCATTAATACTGGGTGGGTTGGAGAGGTGTGATTGTAAGGCAGCAGAGGAAATGATGCACATAAATTAAAGATAATGCACTGCCACATTCAACTGTGCTCTCTTCTGAATCTGATGTGCACAGTTGCAAATCTACAATTCTGCGTGGGTGCCTGGATTCACTAagcttaaaaatacagaaatcaAAAGCACCAAAGACAAACCTGCATCTTTTTCTTTTCACTTCTAGACTAATATTTAAggttatttttttcattattcacTTCATTTATGatcattattttatgtttatatataatagGTGCACCTTGTAGGTACGGTTCCCTCCACAAATATTAGCACACTCAAACTACATCCTTTATTGCTCattcttttcatttattaaaaatgtgatcATGGGTGCTCTGGTGGTGCAGGGATCTAACACGCAAGCACCCTACTGCAGACTGTTCAAATATTAGCAAATCATTTAAACTGTGACACAGACTTAATTACAGCAGAGATGTGCAacgctaataaaaaaaatatctaaGTAGttacccgctctctgggtaaggtcatagcctcccatggcttctcttaccactcctatgcagatgatactcatctcattctgtcatttcctccttcagacacacaagtctcagctcgcatctcagcatgtctgtgagatatctcacaatggatgtcagctcatcatctaaatttcaatcccagcaagacagagcttttacttattcctggagatcaatctccaatccaggacctagtcatctctcttgatgactcccagatcagaccatctgataatgtaagaaatcttggtgttgtcctggataaccagctgaccttctctcctcaagtagccaacatgaccagatagtgccggttcctcctctacaacatcaagaagatccGTCCATTTCTGTCCATGGAAGCTgctcagattcttgtgcagtcacttgtaatctcacggttggactactgcaactccctcctggcaggtgctcccatgtccactctTAAATCGCTGCAgctcatccaaaatgcagctgctcgcctggtttttaaccaacctaaacactgccacatcaccccactgctgcgttctcttcactggcttcctgtagctgcgcctacaaagccaaaaatggaccagccccaagataccttcgaggtctaatcaaaccccgctctgtaccacgcaacctccgagccactagtctcgcgtgacttgatcctccacccaggactcaggGAAGACAAGTActaaggctcttctctgtactttcacgcaagtggtggaacgaacttcctctgtctgtccaaacatctgagtctcgcgctgtctttaaaaaaacgatGAAAAACCTCCATCaactctttactaagcacttaagctgacttgtacttacttactaacacacttattcatttcttaaaaaaataaataaaaaaacaccactaacattggttctaacagagttttagcagatttgtgttcttggactgttgtttacttaaactagagtatgttaatgttcactatggaagcacttctgtaa contains:
- the prkcsh gene encoding glucosidase 2 subunit beta, translating into MMASEYVLLSLVICCVAAVEVQRPRGVPLSKRNFYEENSPFTCLDGSRTIPFDRVNDDYCDCKDGSDEPGTAACPNGSFHCTNAGFRPTFIPSSRINDGVCDCCDTTDEYNSGAKCENTCRELGRKEKDVLQKMAEITKEGFLLKQQLIQEAKNTQQEKRAKLSELQNNKREVEDKVEALRTVKETVEQPEKEAKERHLKAWEEQQAVIHAEKDKVRMVEAFHELDDNADGFVSVAELQTHTELDSDADGTLSETEAQALLGGVDQADSAAFDSLWSNIKDKYISESQPVEPAPVDSPAEETKEPVTDNDSEPYPDDDDVPEDEDEDADEEDDYPEEDLDKSPPTKITPEKKEDDEDTMPPYDAETQALIDAAQKARDDFEESEKALREVEDQIKNTEKELSFDFGPSAEFFHLYSQCHELTTSEYIYRLCPFNRVSQKPKYGGSETNLGTWGSWAGPENNKYLAMKYEHGTGCWQGPSRSTTVKLTCGKETVVTSTSEPSRCEYLMEFTTPAVCQEPLPGDSTLHGHDEF